One window of Enterobacter sp. RHBSTW-00175 genomic DNA carries:
- a CDS encoding metalloregulator ArsR/SmtB family transcription factor, whose translation MLQPVQLYKILSDETRLAIVLLLRESGELCVCDICGVTAESQPKISRHIAILRDAELVLDRREGKWVYYRLSPHMPAWAAETISTAWLCMREEIRLWRENAAPSSC comes from the coding sequence ATGCTACAGCCCGTTCAGCTATACAAAATTTTGTCCGATGAAACCCGGCTGGCCATCGTATTGCTCCTCAGAGAGTCCGGTGAGCTTTGCGTGTGCGATATCTGCGGCGTGACGGCGGAATCTCAGCCTAAAATTTCCCGACATATCGCCATTCTGCGGGATGCAGAGCTGGTTCTCGACCGCCGGGAAGGGAAGTGGGTTTACTACCGCCTGTCTCCGCATATGCCTGCCTGGGCCGCCGAAACCATTTCAACAGCCTGGTTGTGTATGCGTGAGGAGATCCGTCTGTGGCGGGAAAACGCCGCACCGTCATCCTGTTAG